One window of Nocardia sp. NBC_00508 genomic DNA carries:
- the wzm gene encoding galactan export ABC transporter permease subunit Wzm/RfbD — MSAATPEAEAARAGATAAKIVPDSQTFRRAFQDFAGGFAQRELWLSLGWQDIKQRYRRSVLGPFWITIATGLQAIAMGVLYAALLGQPLREYLPYVTVGLIIWNVISASILEGSEVFIANEGLIKQLPSALSVHVYRLVWRQLLFFAHNMVIYLVMLAAFGVWRNLGPATLLAIPAIVLIFLNCAWVSIVFGIFSTRYRDIAPILGSTTLMLFVLTPVMWTTKTLESQVGTGDRAKLAELVPTFHYLEIVRAPLLGDPQELRHWLVVGVITLLGWIVAIFAMKQYRSRVPYWV, encoded by the coding sequence GTGAGCGCGGCCACGCCGGAGGCCGAGGCCGCACGCGCCGGGGCAACCGCGGCGAAGATCGTGCCGGACTCGCAGACGTTCCGGCGCGCGTTCCAGGACTTCGCGGGCGGATTCGCCCAGCGCGAGCTGTGGCTGTCGCTCGGCTGGCAGGACATCAAGCAGCGCTACCGCCGCTCAGTGCTCGGCCCGTTCTGGATCACCATCGCCACCGGTCTGCAGGCCATAGCGATGGGCGTGCTCTATGCGGCGCTGCTCGGCCAGCCGCTGCGGGAGTATCTGCCCTACGTGACGGTCGGGCTGATCATCTGGAACGTGATCAGCGCGAGCATCCTGGAAGGCTCGGAGGTCTTCATCGCCAACGAGGGCCTGATCAAACAGCTGCCCTCCGCGCTGAGCGTGCACGTCTACCGGCTGGTGTGGCGACAGCTGTTGTTCTTCGCCCACAACATGGTCATCTACTTGGTGATGCTCGCCGCGTTCGGCGTGTGGCGCAATCTCGGCCCGGCGACCCTGCTCGCCATTCCGGCGATCGTGCTGATCTTCCTCAATTGCGCGTGGGTGTCGATCGTGTTCGGTATTTTCAGCACCCGCTACCGCGATATCGCGCCGATTCTCGGCAGCACCACGCTGATGCTGTTCGTACTGACGCCGGTAATGTGGACGACCAAGACCCTGGAGTCGCAGGTCGGCACCGGCGACCGCGCCAAGCTCGCCGAGCTCGTACCGACGTTCCACTATCTCGAAATCGTCCGGGCGCCCCTGCTCGGCGACCCGCAGGAACTGCGGCACTGGCTGGTCGTCGGCGTGATCACCCTGCTGGGCTGGATCGTGGCGATCTTCGCCATGAAGCAGTACCGTTCGCGCGTACCGTACTGGGTATAG
- a CDS encoding bacterial proteasome activator family protein, producing the protein MTHSDEAPDHIVVVGPDGRPLAIPAAAGSEAPYTAQVVTDDNKGDSDDLDDSGESLADMVEQPAKVMRIGTMIKQLLEEVRAAPLDDASRNRLKEIHKSSVQELEQGLAPELREELERLTLPFTDDAVPSDAELRIAQAQLVGWLEGLFHGIQTALFAQQMAARAQLEQMRQGALPPGIHATDPRGSQASHVTGGSGQYL; encoded by the coding sequence ATGACGCACTCGGACGAGGCACCGGACCATATCGTCGTTGTCGGACCCGACGGCAGGCCGTTGGCTATCCCGGCGGCAGCCGGATCGGAGGCGCCCTACACCGCGCAGGTGGTGACCGACGATAATAAGGGCGACTCGGACGACCTGGACGACTCCGGCGAGTCGCTCGCCGACATGGTCGAGCAGCCCGCGAAGGTCATGCGGATCGGCACCATGATCAAGCAGCTGCTCGAAGAGGTCCGGGCGGCTCCGCTCGACGACGCCAGCCGGAATCGGCTCAAGGAGATCCACAAGTCCTCGGTGCAGGAGCTGGAGCAGGGGCTCGCCCCCGAGCTGCGGGAGGAGCTCGAGCGGCTCACCCTGCCGTTCACCGACGACGCCGTCCCGTCCGACGCCGAGCTGCGGATCGCGCAGGCGCAGCTGGTCGGCTGGCTGGAGGGCCTGTTCCATGGCATCCAGACCGCCCTGTTCGCCCAGCAGATGGCCGCACGCGCCCAGCTCGAGCAGATGCGTCAGGGCGCCCTGCCACCCGGCATCCACGCCACCGACCCGCGCGGCAGCCAGGCGAGTCATGTCACCGGTGGTTCCGGCCAGTACTTGTGA
- a CDS encoding cysteine desulfurase-like protein yields MTYDVARVRGLIPSLGDGWIHLDPQAGMLVPDAVSRAVSTGFRTSSFSHIGRTSAAVRSAAILDAAREAVADLVGGDPAGVVLGPDRAVLLAWLAESLSSRLGLGTGIVLSRLDDEANVAPWLRIANRYGAHVRWAEVEIETCEMPSWQFEELIGPTARLVALTAASPIVGSAPAVRVAADRVHEVGGLLVADAFGAAPYALIDIDELNADVVALSAPAWGGPQIGALVFRDPAFLDRIPSMSLNPYAKGAERLEVGGHQYALLAGMTTSIDFLAGLDERARGTRRERLEMSITSLQDYHDELFEHLMAVLDSIPSLTVIGRASTRIPTVSFTLAGMQAEKVAAKLADNRIGTVSGVHGGSRLLDALGVNDEGGAVTIGLAPYTTKFEIDQLGRTLLALE; encoded by the coding sequence ATGACATACGACGTCGCGAGGGTTCGGGGCCTGATACCGTCCCTGGGCGACGGCTGGATCCACCTCGACCCGCAAGCGGGCATGCTGGTTCCGGATGCGGTATCCCGTGCCGTCTCAACGGGTTTCCGAACTTCTTCGTTTTCGCATATCGGCCGCACCAGCGCCGCGGTGCGCAGCGCGGCGATCCTGGACGCCGCCCGCGAGGCGGTGGCCGATCTGGTGGGCGGTGATCCGGCGGGCGTCGTGCTCGGCCCCGACCGCGCGGTCCTGCTGGCCTGGCTCGCCGAATCACTGAGCTCCCGGCTCGGGCTCGGCACCGGCATCGTGCTGTCCCGGCTGGACGACGAGGCCAACGTCGCGCCGTGGCTGCGCATCGCCAATCGCTACGGCGCGCATGTGCGCTGGGCCGAGGTGGAGATCGAGACCTGCGAGATGCCGTCCTGGCAGTTCGAGGAACTGATCGGCCCCACGGCGCGACTGGTCGCGCTCACCGCCGCCTCACCCATCGTCGGCTCGGCGCCCGCAGTGCGGGTGGCCGCGGACCGGGTGCACGAGGTGGGCGGGCTACTGGTGGCCGACGCGTTCGGCGCCGCCCCCTACGCGCTGATCGACATCGATGAATTGAATGCCGACGTGGTCGCGCTGAGCGCACCGGCATGGGGTGGTCCGCAGATCGGGGCGCTGGTCTTTCGCGACCCGGCGTTCCTGGACCGGATCCCGTCGATGTCGCTGAACCCCTATGCGAAGGGCGCCGAACGGCTGGAGGTGGGTGGGCACCAATACGCGCTGCTCGCCGGCATGACCACCTCGATCGACTTCCTCGCCGGGCTCGACGAACGGGCGCGTGGTACCCGGCGCGAGCGCCTGGAGATGTCGATCACCTCGCTGCAGGACTATCACGACGAGCTGTTCGAGCACCTGATGGCGGTGCTGGACTCGATTCCGAGCCTCACCGTGATCGGCCGTGCGTCCACCCGAATCCCCACCGTCAGCTTCACCCTGGCCGGCATGCAAGCGGAGAAGGTCGCGGCCAAGCTGGCCGACAACCGCATCGGTACGGTGAGCGGCGTGCACGGCGGCAGCAGGCTGCTGGACGCGCTCGGCGTCAACGACGAGGGCGGCGCGGTCACCATCGGCCTCGCGCCCTACACCACGAAATTCGAGATCGATCAGCTCGGCAGGACGCTGCTGGCGCTGGAGTGA
- a CDS encoding NAD(P)H-quinone oxidoreductase, with the protein MRAIDLIGFGGPEVMSWTEAPDPTPGHGEVLIEVAAAGVNRADLLQRRGHYPPPPGASPIIGLECSGVIAELGDGVRDWAVGDRVCALLSGGGYAERVVVPATQVLPVPDGLDLGAAAGLPEVAATVWSNLVMTADLQANHLVLIHGGGSGVGSHAVQVAKALGARVAVTAGSAEKLTRCAELGASVLINYREDDFVTAVRAEKSGAGGPGADIILDNMGAAYLGRNVDALADHGRLVVIGMQGGVHADLNLAALLGKWGTIQATNVRARPATGAGGKAEIIAEVRRHLWPLIADGTVVPVIAAELPIEEAAEAHRLLDSGEVFGKVVLRVKEL; encoded by the coding sequence GTGCGTGCTATCGACCTGATCGGTTTCGGCGGACCCGAGGTGATGTCCTGGACCGAGGCGCCGGATCCGACGCCCGGCCACGGTGAGGTACTGATCGAGGTGGCCGCGGCGGGCGTCAATCGAGCCGACCTGCTCCAGCGCCGAGGCCACTACCCTCCCCCGCCGGGCGCCAGCCCGATCATCGGACTGGAATGTTCGGGTGTCATCGCCGAACTCGGCGACGGGGTGCGTGACTGGGCGGTCGGGGATCGGGTATGCGCGCTGCTGTCCGGCGGCGGTTACGCCGAACGAGTCGTTGTTCCCGCGACCCAGGTCCTTCCGGTCCCTGACGGCCTCGACCTCGGCGCGGCGGCCGGATTGCCCGAAGTGGCGGCAACCGTCTGGTCGAATCTCGTGATGACCGCGGACTTGCAGGCGAATCACCTGGTGTTGATCCACGGCGGCGGCAGCGGTGTCGGCTCGCACGCCGTTCAGGTCGCCAAGGCACTCGGCGCGCGCGTCGCGGTGACCGCAGGGTCGGCCGAGAAGCTGACGCGCTGTGCGGAGCTGGGGGCGAGCGTCCTGATCAACTATCGGGAGGATGATTTCGTCACCGCGGTGCGCGCCGAGAAGTCGGGCGCGGGCGGCCCGGGCGCCGACATCATCCTCGACAACATGGGTGCGGCCTATCTGGGGCGCAATGTCGATGCGTTGGCCGACCACGGCAGACTGGTGGTGATCGGCATGCAGGGCGGCGTGCATGCGGACCTGAATCTGGCTGCGCTATTGGGTAAGTGGGGCACCATCCAGGCCACCAACGTCCGTGCGCGGCCCGCGACCGGCGCCGGCGGCAAAGCGGAGATCATCGCCGAGGTACGCAGGCATCTGTGGCCGTTGATCGCCGACGGCACCGTCGTCCCGGTCATCGCCGCGGAACTGCCGATCGAAGAGGCGGCCGAAGCCCATCGGCTGCTGGACTCCGGCGAGGTGTTCGGCAAAGTGGTTTTGCGGGTGAAGGAACTCTGA
- a CDS encoding lactate 2-monooxygenase has translation MSGGFINFQNEIYLGGLGGAVPELPMTAAGLELRAQERLDPAAFAYVAGSASAERTAAANRSAFDRYRILPRMLRGATGPGARDLSVEVLGTRLAAPVLTAPIGVLELLHEGGEVIAAEVTKELGIGTVLSTAASSTIEEVGAAAGAWWYQLYWPADDELARSFVQRAERAGASAIVVTVDTPALGWRPRDLELAHLPFLHGKGIANYLSDPVFRGKLPAAPEESEEAMRTAILTWVGLFGNHALRPADLAHLREWTDLPIAVKGILHPDDARQVVDAGADAVVVSNHGGRQVDGSIAALDALPAVVAGIGDRADVLFDSGVRTGSDVLVALALGAKAVLYGRPWAYGLGLAGAAGVRHALRVLLADFDSALGLSGCTDLAAVSRSLLSTLR, from the coding sequence GTGAGCGGCGGCTTCATCAATTTTCAGAACGAGATCTACCTGGGTGGCCTGGGCGGGGCGGTGCCCGAATTGCCCATGACCGCTGCGGGTTTGGAATTGCGCGCGCAGGAGCGGCTGGACCCGGCGGCTTTCGCGTACGTGGCGGGCAGCGCCTCGGCGGAGCGTACCGCCGCGGCCAACCGGTCCGCCTTCGATCGGTACCGCATCCTGCCGCGGATGCTGCGCGGCGCGACCGGGCCCGGCGCCCGCGATCTCTCGGTCGAGGTGCTCGGGACCCGGCTGGCCGCCCCGGTGCTTACCGCGCCGATCGGCGTCCTCGAACTGCTGCACGAGGGCGGTGAGGTGATCGCGGCCGAGGTCACCAAGGAGCTGGGCATCGGTACGGTGCTGTCCACCGCGGCCTCCTCGACCATCGAAGAGGTCGGCGCGGCGGCCGGGGCGTGGTGGTATCAGCTGTACTGGCCTGCGGACGACGAACTGGCCCGCTCGTTCGTCCAGCGTGCCGAGCGGGCGGGAGCCTCCGCGATCGTGGTGACCGTGGACACCCCGGCCCTCGGTTGGCGTCCACGTGACCTGGAACTGGCGCATCTGCCGTTCCTGCACGGCAAGGGCATCGCCAACTACCTCTCCGATCCGGTGTTCCGTGGCAAGCTGCCCGCCGCGCCGGAGGAGAGCGAGGAGGCGATGCGGACGGCCATCCTCACCTGGGTCGGGTTGTTCGGTAACCACGCACTACGGCCCGCCGACCTCGCGCACCTGCGGGAATGGACCGACCTGCCGATCGCGGTGAAGGGCATCCTGCACCCTGACGACGCGCGCCAGGTGGTGGATGCCGGCGCCGACGCGGTGGTGGTGAGCAACCACGGCGGACGGCAGGTCGACGGCTCGATCGCGGCACTGGACGCGTTGCCCGCGGTGGTGGCCGGCATCGGCGACCGTGCCGACGTGCTGTTCGACTCGGGCGTGCGCACCGGCTCCGACGTGCTCGTCGCGTTGGCATTGGGCGCCAAGGCGGTGCTCTACGGGCGGCCCTGGGCTTACGGTCTCGGTCTCGCGGGGGCGGCGGGCGTCCGGCACGCGCTTCGGGTATTGCTTGCCGATTTCGACTCGGCGCTCGGACTCTCCGGGTGCACGGACCTGGCCGCGGTGAGCCGCTCGCTGCTGTCCACGCTGCGCTGA
- a CDS encoding MarR family winged helix-turn-helix transcriptional regulator, with the protein MTTVYPEPSNRAVAEPRWLTSAQQRAWRAYMDGHQRLMAELNRQLQRDSELTIAEYRILVLLSEAPDRSLRMSELADGVLSSRSKLTHQIRRLEAQQMVRRNTCLEDGRGVLAELTDEGMRCLEAAAPGHVEAVRRHFIDLLAPAQLEVIGEVFGRIDEEIGKHPG; encoded by the coding sequence ATGACCACCGTGTATCCCGAACCGAGCAATCGTGCGGTGGCCGAGCCGCGGTGGCTCACCTCCGCGCAGCAGCGCGCCTGGCGCGCATACATGGACGGTCACCAGCGCCTGATGGCCGAGCTCAACCGCCAACTGCAGCGCGACAGCGAGCTGACCATCGCCGAATACCGGATCCTGGTGCTGCTCTCCGAGGCCCCCGACCGCTCCCTGCGGATGAGCGAGCTGGCCGACGGCGTGCTGTCCTCGCGCAGCAAGCTGACCCATCAGATCCGGCGGCTGGAGGCCCAGCAGATGGTGCGCCGCAACACCTGCCTGGAGGACGGCCGCGGCGTACTCGCCGAACTCACCGACGAGGGCATGCGCTGCCTGGAGGCTGCCGCCCCCGGTCACGTCGAAGCCGTTCGCCGCCACTTCATCGATCTGCTCGCCCCGGCCCAGCTCGAGGTGATCGGCGAGGTCTTCGGACGCATCGACGAGGAAATCGGTAAGCACCCCGGCTGA
- a CDS encoding SIR2 family protein yields the protein MSQTNENLFTRSEVRFFSSQQTKYAIAEVFRRSHTVIYCGAGVSIDRTGLGWQQLVSSIRPGGDSVKPAHLGALARFLDPARQATAVVNSLSEQYPALGADAEVCWQVQNQLRLELYKKAHTWQYGTLMRNIVSFAIMRAIAGGTVTILTTNFDIHLEDEARSFIQDSDRILGELGVNVNTRVRFAEEFENPGGAMQDGTAPDDDEPVVEIVYLHGRVHKDAAQQTACRVVLDEVDYGETSEMTVRILRQYFSARDSSLIIVGASLTDAPLIEALARERNGGAFRTRSGPDNQYRLFLLPLSTVKSNDDPPKRVHNLTCSDAQNLIRLLAGRCKRLGVNMLAADFKYQVSQFFRELVICTSLGSTDAYFSTTNRSTYGRRLVRWWEEWNDAANADIHHFTRQYLRLDATVSAIRKKFVLPSGERLKLELWVRYGVEKERQLVLCASSAGVLYNRRLLRREELSLNSKQVSMRAFIDGQVSYVDNSKDAGQYSRWRSFLSVPIFLNAENREFFAGVITLSSSEYIGHTGLPHQNAESMLSLVNVIRRCGIQLLEPEQTAVKGRRLSRASL from the coding sequence ATGAGCCAAACAAATGAGAACCTGTTCACCAGAAGTGAGGTTCGTTTCTTTTCCTCCCAGCAGACCAAATACGCCATCGCCGAAGTTTTCCGGCGAAGTCACACTGTCATCTATTGCGGCGCTGGTGTGTCGATCGATCGAACAGGTCTGGGCTGGCAGCAATTGGTATCGAGTATCCGGCCGGGCGGTGACAGCGTCAAACCGGCGCACCTGGGTGCACTGGCCCGCTTTCTCGATCCGGCACGCCAAGCCACCGCCGTCGTGAATTCCCTGAGCGAGCAGTATCCGGCCCTCGGTGCGGATGCCGAGGTTTGTTGGCAGGTGCAGAATCAGCTGCGCCTCGAACTGTACAAGAAGGCGCACACCTGGCAGTACGGAACGCTGATGCGGAACATCGTATCGTTCGCGATAATGCGGGCGATCGCAGGCGGCACGGTCACCATACTGACAACTAATTTCGATATCCATCTCGAGGACGAGGCTCGATCCTTCATCCAGGACAGCGACCGTATTCTCGGCGAACTCGGCGTGAACGTGAATACCAGAGTTCGCTTCGCGGAGGAGTTCGAGAATCCGGGTGGCGCAATGCAGGACGGCACTGCTCCGGACGATGACGAACCAGTTGTCGAGATCGTCTATCTGCACGGCAGGGTGCACAAGGATGCCGCGCAGCAGACCGCCTGCCGGGTCGTACTCGACGAAGTCGATTACGGCGAGACGAGCGAAATGACGGTTAGGATTCTACGGCAATATTTTTCCGCCCGAGACTCCTCGCTCATCATCGTGGGTGCCAGTTTGACGGACGCGCCGCTGATCGAGGCCCTTGCCAGGGAGCGAAACGGGGGAGCGTTCCGAACACGAAGCGGACCGGACAACCAGTATCGGCTGTTCTTGTTACCACTGTCGACCGTGAAGAGCAACGACGATCCGCCCAAGCGAGTTCATAACCTGACCTGCAGTGATGCGCAGAATCTGATCCGGCTGCTCGCCGGCAGATGCAAGCGGTTGGGCGTCAACATGCTGGCCGCGGACTTCAAGTACCAGGTGTCGCAGTTCTTCCGTGAGCTCGTCATCTGCACCAGCTTGGGGTCGACCGATGCGTACTTTTCGACGACGAATAGAAGCACCTACGGCAGGCGTCTCGTTCGGTGGTGGGAAGAGTGGAACGACGCGGCCAACGCCGACATTCACCACTTCACGCGGCAGTATCTGCGGCTCGATGCCACGGTGAGCGCTATACGAAAGAAATTCGTTCTACCCTCTGGTGAGCGCTTGAAGCTCGAGCTCTGGGTCCGCTACGGGGTGGAGAAGGAGCGTCAGCTCGTTCTCTGCGCGTCGTCCGCCGGCGTGCTGTACAACCGGCGCCTGCTGAGGCGTGAGGAGCTGTCGCTCAACTCCAAGCAGGTGTCCATGCGAGCCTTCATAGACGGGCAGGTGAGTTACGTCGACAACTCGAAGGATGCCGGGCAGTACTCGCGGTGGCGTTCGTTTTTATCGGTGCCGATCTTCTTGAATGCGGAGAACCGGGAGTTCTTCGCAGGCGTGATAACGCTTTCCAGCAGCGAATATATCGGGCATACCGGATTGCCCCATCAGAATGCCGAGTCGATGCTGAGTTTGGTGAATGTTATCCGTCGGTGTGGTATCCAACTGCTGGAGCCGGAGCAGACGGCCGTGAAAGGGCGCCGTTTATCGCGTGCCAGCCTGTAG
- a CDS encoding NUDIX domain-containing protein: MDAADLPAPEQTYEQWLATYDLRSYAEHRLSVAVDVVVLSAGAKGQLRTFLVRRTQWPDYGEWVLPGGFVRNDARLEQAVEQVMDRKVKARHLGGLEPLRFFDDPRRDSRTRVLSMAYVARCGRDALPAPDEVLTCVASIRGHKLQGDGAPAHLGFDHDDVLATAIDFAQQRTRADLLWPVPMLSSEGVFTVAELAGIRESLDAPMTLDALRRRVAEDSRIEKYGWVEGASGKPVQTYRVKPPG; this comes from the coding sequence ATGGATGCAGCTGACCTGCCGGCCCCGGAACAGACGTACGAACAGTGGCTTGCGACTTACGATCTGCGTTCTTACGCCGAGCATCGGCTGTCGGTGGCGGTCGATGTCGTCGTGCTCTCGGCTGGTGCCAAGGGACAACTTCGAACATTCCTGGTACGGCGTACCCAGTGGCCCGATTACGGCGAGTGGGTTCTGCCGGGCGGGTTCGTGCGCAACGACGCGCGGCTCGAGCAGGCCGTCGAGCAGGTGATGGACCGCAAAGTGAAGGCGCGGCACCTCGGCGGTCTCGAGCCGCTGCGGTTCTTCGACGATCCCCGTCGCGACAGCCGAACCCGGGTGCTGTCGATGGCGTACGTCGCCCGCTGTGGACGGGATGCGCTCCCCGCGCCGGACGAGGTCCTTACCTGTGTCGCGTCGATTCGGGGACACAAGCTGCAAGGCGACGGAGCGCCTGCGCATCTGGGCTTCGACCACGACGACGTTCTGGCGACCGCGATCGACTTCGCTCAGCAGCGGACGCGCGCGGATCTCCTCTGGCCGGTGCCGATGTTGTCGAGCGAAGGTGTCTTCACTGTCGCCGAGTTGGCCGGTATCCGCGAGAGCTTGGATGCGCCGATGACCCTTGACGCGCTGCGCCGCCGCGTGGCCGAGGACAGCAGAATCGAGAAGTACGGCTGGGTGGAAGGTGCGAGCGGCAAACCGGTGCAGACCTATCGGGTGAAGCCGCCGGGATAG
- a CDS encoding sensor histidine kinase: MRTSVLAEAARLAILLRHVPSLTVAVVYLTVEPIRTPVGLIATTLIGIWSAWRLATRWRSWTWTALDLAVVQAFVICTGTMIRSAEAAPGPSGPQSVAGLTIVSLAVETRAYVAFLGTGITYASLWYGYSYIAGLASPFSIFSVNFLWIQCVLTVVVRQLILRAATIADSALTLLNETRVAQRVAAARTRYQAEQWRLLHDTAAGTLQSIGNSGDVVDAATVAEESRRDIWQIKQLPTGREEGSVDLVERIRKTCAKFAFEIDLRGSTHLLVPHFAGYVISAATREALNNVERHAAATRVIIELEANGLTITDDGVGFTEDAQLIGSRFGIRQSIIARLRDIGGDAKVHSEPGIGTAVQMSWPLNFASDDRSTSDDDDAVFDVERLFRRLGYGIATVAITLTFVALVRIPSLRPVHAWSHIVLLAAMMACTLAGLVNIRRPVLPSWPLVVATVLISPIQSLLIPAHVILLNTNWAYGNYGWTLNVLLLRQRIETAVATLAASWVLASLVILAISPKLETLADVGYLTAGVILMQAMALYFVRLLRTAAHRAQDLNNERSRLLEEQEIRRVAQTDFARRYKTISDSITPFLQKLSDGTASARDPAVRRTARMFNDRLRRIFAELNTYEHGLTQEIRDLTEDIDTGDTRMDLCILPGIPDLESEVCRQLVLPLRIMLEACTPATYLRITAIGDRGRVLLSMYVRCTFSAKTRQAADRLHTLPGCAVTITNENEMLLRVETPW; encoded by the coding sequence ATGCGCACAAGCGTTTTGGCGGAAGCGGCCCGGTTGGCGATCTTGTTGCGCCATGTACCCAGTCTGACCGTCGCGGTCGTGTACTTGACAGTGGAGCCTATTCGTACGCCAGTCGGGTTGATTGCGACGACCCTGATCGGGATTTGGTCTGCCTGGCGCTTGGCGACACGATGGCGCTCCTGGACCTGGACCGCACTGGATCTGGCGGTGGTGCAAGCGTTCGTTATCTGTACCGGGACCATGATACGAAGTGCCGAAGCCGCACCGGGTCCGAGTGGGCCGCAGAGCGTAGCCGGACTCACCATTGTTTCACTGGCGGTCGAGACACGCGCGTACGTGGCATTCCTGGGCACCGGCATTACGTACGCGTCGCTTTGGTATGGCTACTCGTATATAGCCGGCCTCGCGAGCCCTTTCTCGATTTTCAGCGTGAATTTCTTGTGGATTCAATGCGTGCTGACAGTGGTTGTGCGCCAACTCATCCTCCGCGCGGCGACTATTGCCGACAGTGCGCTCACCCTGTTGAACGAGACCAGGGTCGCACAGCGGGTAGCCGCAGCTCGCACCAGATACCAGGCTGAGCAATGGCGGTTGCTGCACGATACCGCGGCGGGGACGCTGCAATCCATCGGAAACAGTGGCGACGTGGTCGACGCGGCCACTGTGGCCGAGGAATCGCGACGTGACATTTGGCAGATAAAACAGTTGCCGACGGGTCGGGAAGAAGGCTCCGTAGACCTCGTCGAACGAATTCGGAAAACGTGCGCCAAGTTTGCTTTCGAAATCGACCTGCGAGGCTCTACGCACTTGCTTGTACCGCACTTCGCAGGCTACGTGATCTCCGCAGCCACACGCGAAGCGCTGAACAATGTGGAACGTCACGCAGCGGCCACGCGGGTAATCATCGAGCTGGAGGCCAATGGACTGACGATCACCGACGACGGAGTGGGCTTCACCGAAGACGCTCAGCTGATCGGATCCCGCTTCGGTATCCGGCAATCTATTATCGCACGGCTGCGAGACATCGGCGGGGACGCCAAAGTCCATAGTGAGCCCGGTATAGGCACCGCGGTGCAGATGTCCTGGCCGTTGAATTTCGCGTCGGACGATCGGTCGACATCCGATGATGACGATGCGGTCTTCGACGTCGAACGTTTGTTCCGTCGGCTCGGGTATGGAATTGCCACGGTCGCGATCACGCTCACATTCGTGGCCCTGGTGCGGATCCCTTCATTGCGTCCTGTTCACGCGTGGTCACACATCGTCCTGCTGGCTGCGATGATGGCATGCACGCTGGCCGGGCTCGTGAATATCCGGCGTCCGGTCCTACCTTCGTGGCCACTTGTCGTGGCGACCGTTCTGATATCCCCCATACAGTCGCTGCTCATCCCCGCTCACGTGATCCTACTGAACACGAACTGGGCATACGGAAACTATGGGTGGACACTGAATGTCCTGCTGCTGCGGCAGCGAATCGAAACCGCGGTGGCGACGCTCGCGGCCTCGTGGGTCCTGGCCAGCCTGGTGATTCTCGCGATATCACCGAAGCTGGAGACTCTTGCGGACGTCGGATATCTCACTGCCGGAGTCATCCTGATGCAGGCGATGGCGCTGTACTTCGTACGACTGCTGAGGACGGCGGCGCACCGGGCGCAAGATCTCAATAACGAGCGCAGTCGCCTGCTGGAGGAGCAAGAGATCAGACGGGTTGCGCAGACAGATTTCGCGCGTCGCTACAAGACCATTTCGGACTCGATCACCCCCTTTCTGCAGAAGCTTTCCGATGGAACGGCTTCGGCGCGCGATCCGGCGGTGCGCAGGACGGCCCGCATGTTCAACGATCGGTTGCGACGCATCTTCGCGGAATTGAACACCTATGAACATGGCTTGACCCAGGAGATTCGAGACCTGACCGAAGATATCGACACCGGAGACACCAGGATGGATCTGTGCATTCTTCCCGGCATCCCCGATCTGGAATCAGAAGTATGTCGCCAGCTGGTGCTCCCCTTGCGGATCATGCTCGAAGCATGCACCCCGGCGACGTACCTGAGAATTACGGCGATCGGTGACCGCGGTCGTGTTTTGCTGAGTATGTATGTGCGATGCACGTTCTCCGCGAAAACCCGGCAAGCGGCCGACCGGCTGCACACCCTGCCTGGCTGCGCTGTGACGATTACGAATGAAAATGAAATGCTGCTGCGGGTCGAAACCCCGTGGTAG
- a CDS encoding response regulator — protein sequence MFDEEDVTGEAEPIRVVIIEDNPLIRNGFRVSCKSADPLMTVVAEYDDPDDFFDDSDMAPEHVDVVVLDLQYGVHFYPPDLGPLERLCEQGFKVVVLTKFENDIQLTKACLDRGALAYVAKDEGVGPLMTSIQMAHLNRGGLTPNMAMTMLHDRLVDSRDRDMLLAFIQTADSAAAAKVMNMSTEDYKKQLWKIGQKIIDSIQQDGVSPRIPRDDT from the coding sequence GTGTTCGATGAGGAAGATGTCACCGGGGAAGCCGAGCCGATTCGGGTCGTGATCATCGAAGATAATCCGCTGATCCGTAACGGATTCCGGGTGAGCTGCAAATCCGCCGATCCACTTATGACAGTCGTAGCGGAGTACGACGATCCCGACGACTTTTTCGATGACAGCGACATGGCTCCGGAGCATGTCGATGTGGTCGTGCTCGATCTCCAGTATGGCGTGCACTTCTATCCCCCCGATCTGGGACCGCTCGAGCGGCTTTGTGAACAGGGGTTCAAGGTTGTCGTCCTGACGAAATTCGAGAACGACATTCAGCTGACCAAGGCGTGCCTCGATCGCGGCGCACTCGCCTATGTCGCCAAGGATGAGGGTGTGGGGCCCCTCATGACGTCCATACAGATGGCGCATCTGAACCGAGGGGGACTCACGCCGAATATGGCCATGACGATGTTGCATGACCGCCTGGTCGACAGCAGAGATCGCGACATGCTTTTGGCTTTTATTCAGACAGCTGACTCCGCGGCCGCTGCAAAGGTCATGAACATGTCCACCGAAGACTACAAAAAGCAGCTGTGGAAGATCGGCCAGAAGATCATCGACTCGATACAGCAGGATGGCGTCTCGCCTCGTATTCCAAGAGACGATACCTAG